A single region of the Phycisphaerae bacterium RAS1 genome encodes:
- a CDS encoding NPCBM/NEW2 domain protein, whose protein sequence is MIPIQPPGLARCVRTGACGAFALGLLAAAIARGGWPTVQLTLLDGRQVAGTLSAVAPRLELGTSSGDISFAWEQVLALQNQQPDSSAAVGSDDGLVFELSDGSVFRGRIISTTDNGVVVEFGRGATCRLDPTMCRAVRNDRAADAARAKLADLLRERREPQPAEEAPSPAEDVAVVARRSDVLVLHGGVRRLEQDGIRFTWEGQEVHLPWGRVAGLLLGRPSPRSGASLVTLRTADRFAGRPVGGDEDGLTLQSPIFERLTLAWADIERIECRSERLVYLSDLAPRRYDFEPLFGKVWPIGVDRSLFGGPLSLGGKPHLKGIALHSRCEVAYLLGGKFDQFAATVGICDDAGRRGAARLIFVGDGRVLWEGDVGGGQPPREITVDLLDVRELMIRVDYGADLDLADHVCMAQARLIR, encoded by the coding sequence GTGATCCCGATCCAGCCTCCGGGCCTTGCGCGTTGCGTTCGAACCGGCGCCTGCGGGGCGTTTGCGCTCGGGCTTCTCGCAGCGGCCATCGCCCGCGGCGGCTGGCCGACCGTCCAACTCACGCTTCTCGACGGGCGTCAAGTTGCAGGCACACTCTCGGCCGTGGCGCCACGGCTGGAGCTTGGCACCTCCAGTGGCGACATTTCGTTCGCGTGGGAACAGGTTCTGGCGCTTCAAAACCAGCAGCCGGACTCGTCCGCCGCGGTCGGGTCCGACGACGGGCTGGTGTTTGAGCTGTCCGACGGCTCCGTCTTTCGCGGCAGGATCATCAGCACGACCGACAACGGCGTCGTCGTCGAGTTCGGCCGCGGGGCGACCTGTCGCCTTGATCCGACCATGTGCCGCGCGGTTCGCAACGACCGGGCGGCCGACGCGGCCCGTGCCAAGCTGGCCGACCTGCTGCGCGAGCGCCGCGAGCCGCAACCGGCCGAGGAGGCGCCTTCACCCGCGGAGGATGTGGCGGTCGTCGCCCGCAGGAGCGACGTGTTGGTGCTTCACGGCGGCGTGCGACGACTCGAGCAGGACGGGATCCGTTTCACGTGGGAGGGTCAGGAAGTTCACCTGCCCTGGGGACGCGTGGCGGGGCTGCTGCTGGGGCGACCGTCGCCGCGCAGCGGGGCTTCGCTCGTCACGTTGCGCACGGCGGACCGCTTCGCCGGGCGTCCCGTCGGCGGCGACGAAGACGGCCTGACGCTCCAATCACCGATTTTCGAGCGCCTGACGCTGGCGTGGGCGGATATCGAGCGCATCGAATGCCGCAGCGAGCGGCTGGTGTACCTGTCCGATCTGGCGCCGCGGCGCTACGACTTTGAGCCGCTCTTCGGCAAGGTCTGGCCGATCGGCGTCGATCGCTCGCTTTTCGGCGGACCGCTGTCGCTCGGCGGCAAGCCCCATTTGAAGGGAATAGCACTGCACAGCCGCTGCGAAGTCGCGTATCTCCTGGGCGGAAAATTCGATCAGTTCGCGGCGACGGTCGGCATCTGCGACGACGCCGGCCGACGCGGGGCGGCGCGGCTCATTTTCGTCGGCGACGGTCGCGTGCTATGGGAAGGCGACGTCGGCGGCGGTCAGCCCCCGCGGGAGATCACGGTGGACCTGCTGGACGTGCGCGAGCTGATGATTCGCGTTGACTACGGCGCTGATCTGGACCTGGCCGATCACGTGTGCATGGCACAGGCGCGGCTGATTCGATGA
- the mucD_2 gene encoding putative periplasmic serine endoprotease DegP-like precursor: MMVRLPVLGTIAGRLAVMLATPLLPSMAAADDVPLSDIRAAEQRRVDVLQTASRSVVCIFADKSRRGGGSGVIIDPAGFGLTNFHVVSEMLETRRGFGGLDDGNLYPLRVLGVDPGGDVAMFKLDGRERFDAAPLADADALVLGQWVAAIGNPFLLAEDYSPTITLGIVSGLHRYQEGENNLLEYADCIQVSTSINPGNSGGPLFDMQGRVVGINGRGSFEERGRVNVGLGYAITINQIRRFIPGLRAGLLVEHGTLGATVRRAGSELIFDAVQQLSPADKAGVELGDLLLAVNDRPMRTANDFNNAIAVLPANWPVRLKVRREQREIEVAARLERLPASLGAPFVPDRSLALAEIRRYMPPCKGFEPNAEIEIEIETANELARSSQTVVLPPPSATQPAALTAESEYLVEWQAVIGPLVRATPLDTAWNLIGADELEGFVVVVIEQTTPSGRAVRWHFEADSGRLRSVTVGGAVIPGERTWSTAHDAPDAAACLPSNWVREGDGSTRSVSIKRIGPRQAASQPAEVDR, from the coding sequence ATGATGGTGCGGCTACCAGTCCTGGGCACGATCGCCGGCCGGCTTGCAGTGATGCTGGCGACGCCGCTCCTGCCATCAATGGCCGCGGCCGACGACGTTCCGCTTTCCGATATCCGCGCCGCCGAGCAGCGGCGCGTCGACGTGCTGCAAACCGCCTCGCGATCCGTCGTCTGCATCTTCGCGGATAAGAGTCGTCGCGGCGGCGGCAGCGGCGTCATCATCGACCCCGCCGGTTTCGGCCTGACGAATTTCCACGTCGTTTCCGAGATGCTCGAAACCCGCCGCGGCTTCGGCGGGTTGGACGACGGGAACCTCTATCCGCTGCGCGTGCTGGGCGTCGACCCCGGCGGCGACGTGGCGATGTTCAAGCTCGACGGACGCGAGCGCTTCGACGCCGCGCCGCTCGCGGACGCCGATGCGCTCGTGCTGGGCCAGTGGGTGGCCGCTATTGGCAATCCGTTTCTGCTGGCCGAGGACTACTCGCCGACGATCACGCTGGGCATCGTCAGCGGCCTGCATCGCTACCAGGAGGGGGAAAACAACCTGCTGGAATACGCCGACTGCATTCAGGTGTCGACCTCGATCAACCCGGGCAACTCGGGCGGGCCGCTGTTCGACATGCAGGGTCGCGTGGTCGGGATCAACGGCCGCGGGTCGTTCGAGGAGCGCGGCCGCGTCAACGTCGGCCTGGGCTACGCCATCACGATCAACCAGATTCGCCGCTTTATTCCGGGATTGCGGGCCGGGCTGCTCGTCGAGCACGGGACGCTGGGCGCGACCGTGCGGCGGGCCGGCAGCGAGCTGATCTTTGACGCGGTGCAGCAACTTTCACCCGCGGACAAGGCCGGGGTCGAGCTGGGCGACCTGCTGCTGGCGGTGAACGACCGCCCGATGCGCACCGCGAACGACTTCAATAACGCGATCGCGGTGCTGCCGGCGAATTGGCCGGTTCGGCTGAAGGTGCGGCGCGAGCAGCGCGAGATCGAGGTGGCGGCGCGGCTGGAGCGCCTGCCGGCATCGCTGGGCGCACCATTTGTGCCTGATCGGAGTCTGGCGCTCGCGGAAATTCGGCGGTACATGCCGCCGTGCAAGGGGTTCGAACCGAACGCGGAGATCGAAATCGAAATCGAGACGGCGAACGAGCTTGCGCGATCCTCGCAGACCGTCGTGCTGCCGCCGCCCAGCGCAACGCAGCCGGCGGCGCTGACGGCTGAATCGGAGTACCTGGTGGAATGGCAGGCGGTGATCGGGCCGCTCGTCCGGGCGACCCCGCTGGACACCGCGTGGAATCTCATTGGCGCCGATGAGTTGGAGGGGTTCGTCGTCGTCGTGATCGAGCAGACCACGCCGAGCGGCCGGGCAGTTCGCTGGCATTTCGAGGCGGACAGCGGCCGCCTGCGGAGCGTAACCGTCGGCGGCGCCGTCATTCCCGGCGAGCGAACCTGGTCGACGGCCCATGACGCGCCGGATGCAGCTGCCTGCCTCCCGTCGAACTGGGTCCGCGAAGGCGACGGCTCGACGCGGAGCGTAAGCATCAAGCGAATCGGCCCGCGTCAGGCGGCGTCGCAACCGGCGGAGGTCGATCGATGA